In Microvirga sp. 17 mud 1-3, the genomic window GGGCTTGAGCATGGGAGTGCGGATCGGCCCGTGTCGGAACGGAAATAACAGGCTTTCGGGCCAGATGCTCTAAGCCGAAACGGCGGACCTGTCATCCTCCGGCCGGTGGCTTACACCGTCACCTGCGTCCCGACCTCGAGAACCCGCCCGGTCGGGATGCGGAAGAAGTCGGTGGCGTCGCTCGCGGATTTGGCCAGGCCGATGAACAGCTTGTCCTGCCAGAGCGGCATTCCTCCCTGGACGGCCGGACGGAGCGACCGGCGCGACACGAAGAACGACGTTGCCATGATGTCGAACTTGAAGCCCTGCTTGCGCAGGAGTGCGAGCCCATGGGGAATGTCGGGGGTCTCCATGTAGCCGTAGGCCATTGTCGCCCGCCAGAAGGACTCGCCGATCGGCTCGATCCCGACCCGGTCCCCGTCCTCCAGGCGCGGCGCATCCTGGATGGTGACGGTCAGGATCACGTTCTGCTCGTGCAGGACCTTGTTGTGCTTGAGATTGTGGAGGAGGGCGGACGGCGCGGTCTCCGGGTCGCTCGTCAGGAACACGCCCGTTCCCTTCACCCGATGGGGCGGGCTCTTCTCCAGCATCTTCACGAGATCCAGGAGCGGCACGTCGATCTTGCGGGTCTTCTCGAACAGAATCCGGGTGCCGCGCCGCCAGGTTCCCATGACCACCATCAGCGCCGCCCCGACCACGAGGGGCATCCAGCCGCCCTGCGGGATCTTGAGGGCATTGGCCGCGAGGAAGATCGTATCGACGACAAGGAACGGCACGATCACCGTCACGGAGGCCGCAAGCGACCAGCGCCAGAAGTACCGGACCACGAAGAACGCCATCACGGTGGTGACCACCATGGTCCCCGTTACGGCAAGGCCATAGGCATGCGAGAGGGCGCTGGACGTCCGGAAGATGATCACCAGGAAGATGACGGCCGCGAGAAGCAGCCAGTTCACCCGCGGCACATAGATCTGCCCGCGCTCCTTCTCGGAGGTCCAGCGGATCTCCATCCGCGGCAGCAGGCCGAGCTGGATCGCCTGCTGGGTCAGGGAAAAGGCGCCCGTGATCACCGCCTGGCTGGCGATGATGGTCGCCACCGTCGCCATTCCGACCATGGGCAGGAGCGACCACGCCGGATAGAGCAGGAAGAAGGGATTCTCGAGCGCCTCGGGAGCGGCCAGGATCAGGGCTCCCTGGCCGAAATAGTTGAGGGCAAGGCACGGCAGGACGAAGACCAGCCAGGCGAGCTGGATCGGGCGCCGGCCGAAATGGCCGAGATCCGCATAGAGCGCCTCCGCGCCCGTCACGGCCAGGAAGACCGCGCCCAGGGCGAAAAGGCCCGCCGTTCCGTGGGTGGCCAGAAACACGATTCCGTAGGTGGGGCTCAGCGCCGCCAGGATACCCGGCTCGTCGGCGATGTGCCTCAGACCTCCCAGGGCAAGGAGCACGAACCACAGGACCATGATCGGGCCGAACCAGGCGGCGACTTTTGCGGTGCCGCGGCTCTGCACGGCGAAGAGGGCGACGAGGATCCCTAAGCTGATCGGCAGCACGTAGGGCTCGAAGGCGGGTGTTGCGAGGTTCAGGCCTTCCACGGCCGAGAGCACGGAGATCGCCGGCGTGATGATGGCGTCGCCATAGAACAGCGCCGCGCCCAGCATCCCGAGAAGGGTGATGACGAACACGTTGTGCCCCAGGGCGCGCTGGGCGAGCGCCATGAGGGTGAGCGTCCCGCCCTCGCCGTTGTTGTCCGCGCGCAGGATGAACAGCACGTACTTGATGGAGACGATGACGATCAGCGCCCAAAGGATGAGGGACACGATGCCGAACACCATCTCGCGGGTCGGCGCACCGCCGGCTGCGGCGGCCGAGAGGGATTCCTTGAGGGCATAAAGGGGGCTCGTCCCGATATCCCCATAGACGACCCCCAGGGACCCAAGGGCGAGCGTCCAGAACCCGGAGCCGTGCGTTTTGGTCGGTATCGGGGCGGATTCGGGGAGGTCCGGGTGGTCCTGCGCAATCGCCGGCATGGCTTCGACCTGCTTGAGGCGCAAAGAAAGCTCAGCCGTGCGGGCTTAAGGCCGGGCTGGTCCGTCGTGACTTAAGAAAAGCATTCGCCTTCCGGCTCTCGGAGCGATGAAGCCGCATCGTGGCTGTCCTCGCGACGGACGCCAGGAGAGCCGCGGCTCGCCCGATGCAAAGACCGTGTTCCCGCGCCGTCACGGCGCAGGGATTTAGGTCTGCTGCAGTGCAAAATCAACTGTCCGAAAGGAGGGGACCATCACCCGAAGCGGTGCAGGGCGCTGCCGTAGGTCTTGAGCCAGGCCTCGGCCTCCTCGGTGCGCGGGCAGAGGTCGTGGGTGAGCTTCCAGAACCGGTGGGAATGGTTCAGTTCGCGCAGATGCGCGACCTCGTGGGCCGCGAGATAGTCCAGCACGAACGGCGGCGCCATCACGAGACGCCAGGAGAAGCTCAGGGCCCCGCTTGCCGAGCACGAGCCCCAGCGGCTCTTGGTGTCGCGTACGGTAATTCGCTTCGCCTTGACGCCGAGGGCGG contains:
- a CDS encoding potassium transporter Kup; protein product: MPAIAQDHPDLPESAPIPTKTHGSGFWTLALGSLGVVYGDIGTSPLYALKESLSAAAAGGAPTREMVFGIVSLILWALIVIVSIKYVLFILRADNNGEGGTLTLMALAQRALGHNVFVITLLGMLGAALFYGDAIITPAISVLSAVEGLNLATPAFEPYVLPISLGILVALFAVQSRGTAKVAAWFGPIMVLWFVLLALGGLRHIADEPGILAALSPTYGIVFLATHGTAGLFALGAVFLAVTGAEALYADLGHFGRRPIQLAWLVFVLPCLALNYFGQGALILAAPEALENPFFLLYPAWSLLPMVGMATVATIIASQAVITGAFSLTQQAIQLGLLPRMEIRWTSEKERGQIYVPRVNWLLLAAVIFLVIIFRTSSALSHAYGLAVTGTMVVTTVMAFFVVRYFWRWSLAASVTVIVPFLVVDTIFLAANALKIPQGGWMPLVVGAALMVVMGTWRRGTRILFEKTRKIDVPLLDLVKMLEKSPPHRVKGTGVFLTSDPETAPSALLHNLKHNKVLHEQNVILTVTIQDAPRLEDGDRVGIEPIGESFWRATMAYGYMETPDIPHGLALLRKQGFKFDIMATSFFVSRRSLRPAVQGGMPLWQDKLFIGLAKSASDATDFFRIPTGRVLEVGTQVTV